A window from Candidatus Epulonipiscium sp. encodes these proteins:
- the nspC gene encoding carboxynorspermidine decarboxylase yields the protein MKITQLPTPCYVVDEGLIKKNLEVLKGVIDRTGCKIILAQKAFSMFKMYPLIGEYLDGTTASGLYEARLGYEEMGKENHIFSPAYIEDEIDEIIGICDYIVFNSFLQIQKFKDKVLRAGKKAGLRINPQHSTQGEHAIYDPCSPGSRFGVTIDHFRPDLLEGISGFHFHTLCQQNSNDLEKTLEEVEKRFGQWLPQMEWINMGGGHHITREDYDMEILENCIKRMQNRYNLEVYLEPGEAIALNAGYLITTVLDIVQNEMDIAILDTSAACHMPDVLEMPYRPPLLHSGNIGEKPYMYRLGGNTCLAGDTIGDYSFDKPLEPGDKLIFGDMAIYSMVKNNTFNGMPLPSIAIKDKEGNCRIIRRFGYEEFKTRLS from the coding sequence ATGAAGATAACTCAGCTGCCTACCCCCTGCTATGTAGTAGATGAAGGGCTTATAAAAAAGAACTTAGAAGTCTTAAAAGGGGTCATAGATAGAACAGGATGTAAAATAATATTAGCCCAAAAGGCCTTTTCCATGTTCAAAATGTATCCGCTGATCGGAGAATATCTAGATGGAACCACTGCCAGCGGATTATATGAGGCCCGTTTAGGATATGAGGAAATGGGGAAAGAAAATCATATATTTTCTCCGGCCTATATAGAAGATGAAATCGATGAAATCATAGGAATTTGTGACTACATTGTCTTTAACTCCTTTTTACAGATCCAAAAATTCAAGGATAAAGTCCTAAGAGCCGGTAAAAAAGCCGGACTTCGTATTAACCCCCAGCACTCAACCCAGGGGGAACATGCCATATATGATCCTTGCTCCCCCGGCTCAAGATTTGGGGTTACTATAGATCATTTTCGTCCAGACTTACTTGAAGGGATTTCCGGTTTTCATTTTCATACTCTTTGTCAGCAGAATTCCAATGACTTAGAAAAGACTCTCGAGGAAGTCGAAAAGAGATTTGGACAATGGCTGCCACAGATGGAATGGATCAACATGGGCGGTGGGCATCATATTACAAGGGAAGACTACGATATGGAGATATTAGAAAATTGTATCAAGAGAATGCAAAATAGATACAATTTAGAAGTTTATCTAGAACCCGGGGAGGCAATCGCCCTTAATGCAGGGTATCTCATTACAACCGTACTTGACATTGTACAAAATGAAATGGACATTGCCATACTAGATACTTCTGCCGCCTGCCATATGCCCGATGTCCTAGAAATGCCCTATCGCCCTCCTCTACTTCATTCAGGTAATATAGGGGAAAAACCATATATGTATAGGCTCGGTGGCAACACCTGTCTTGCCGGGGATACCATAGGGGATTACTCCTTTGATAAGCCCCTAGAACCAGGGGATAAATTGATTTTTGGAGATATGGCAATATACTCCATGGTCAAAAACAACACCTTCAATGGTATGCCCCTCCCTTCCATAGCAATCAAAGACAAGGAGGGAAACT
- a CDS encoding saccharopine dehydrogenase family protein, giving the protein MGKALIIGCGGVASVAVHKCCQNSEVFEEICIASRTKSKCDALKSKLDGGKTKVTTAQVDANNVEEMIALIEDTKPDIVMNLALPYQNLSIMEACLATKTDYLDTANYEPEDTAKFEYKWQWEYRKRFEEAGITALLGSGFDPGVTGVFAAYAFKHYFDEIEYIDILDCNAGDHGYPFATNFNPEINIREVSAKGSYWENGKWIETEPMEIKKVYDFPEIGEKDMYLIHHEEIESLAINIPGIKRIRFFMTFGQSYLTHLKCLENVGMTSIEPIEYEGKQIIPLQFLKAVLPDPSTLGPRTKGKTNIGCIFRGKKDGKDRTYYIYNVCDHEECYKEVGSQAVSYTTGVPAMIGAMMLMKGIWDDKGVYNIEEFDPDPFMEALNKWGLPWKESFNPKLVD; this is encoded by the coding sequence ATGGGGAAAGCGCTTATTATTGGTTGTGGTGGGGTTGCCTCTGTAGCAGTCCATAAATGCTGTCAAAACAGTGAGGTGTTTGAGGAAATTTGTATTGCTAGCCGTACAAAGTCAAAATGTGATGCTCTAAAATCAAAATTAGATGGGGGAAAAACAAAAGTTACAACAGCCCAAGTGGATGCTAATAATGTGGAGGAAATGATTGCTTTGATTGAAGATACAAAACCAGATATTGTGATGAATCTGGCTCTACCCTATCAAAATTTAAGCATTATGGAAGCTTGTCTTGCTACAAAAACAGATTATCTAGATACTGCAAATTATGAACCAGAAGATACTGCAAAATTCGAGTATAAATGGCAATGGGAGTATAGAAAGCGATTTGAAGAAGCTGGTATTACAGCCCTTTTAGGTAGCGGTTTTGATCCTGGGGTAACAGGGGTATTTGCAGCTTATGCATTTAAGCATTATTTTGATGAAATCGAATATATAGATATTTTAGATTGCAATGCAGGGGACCATGGATATCCTTTTGCAACTAATTTTAACCCTGAAATAAATATCCGTGAAGTAAGTGCTAAGGGAAGCTATTGGGAAAATGGAAAATGGATAGAAACCGAGCCAATGGAGATTAAGAAGGTTTATGATTTTCCAGAAATCGGAGAAAAAGATATGTACTTGATACATCATGAAGAAATTGAATCCCTAGCTATTAATATTCCAGGGATTAAGCGTATTCGTTTCTTTATGACCTTTGGACAAAGTTATCTTACCCATTTAAAATGCCTTGAAAATGTAGGAATGACCTCCATCGAGCCAATCGAATACGAGGGTAAACAAATTATACCCCTTCAATTTTTAAAGGCAGTACTGCCTGATCCTTCCACCTTAGGCCCAAGGACAAAGGGTAAAACTAATATTGGCTGTATTTTTAGGGGGAAAAAAGACGGAAAAGATAGGACTTACTATATATATAATGTCTGTGATCATGAAGAATGTTATAAGGAAGTGGGCTCCCAAGCGGTTTCTTATACCACGGGGGTACCGGCTATGATAGGAGCTATGATGTTAATGAAAGGAATATGGGATGATAAGGGCGTATACAATATAGAGGAATTTGATCCAGATCCTTTTATGGAAGCCTTAAATAAATGGGGGCTACCATGGAAAGAAAGCTTTAACCCAAAGCTGGTGGATTAA